Proteins encoded by one window of Winogradskyella sp. PG-2:
- a CDS encoding cell division ATP-binding protein FtsE, whose amino-acid sequence MSETVLQLQNATIYQGESMVLSNVNFEMQKGDFVYLIGKTGSGKSSFMKTLYGDLELTEGEGSVVDFNLRTMKEKDIPFLRRKLGVVFQDFKLLPDRTINGNLEFVLKATGWKEKEKIKERIETVLDKVAMKTKGFKYPHELSGGEQQRIAIARALLNDPELILADEPTGNLDPQTSIEVMEVLQDINKNGNTILMATHDYALLLKYPSKTLKCDENKVFEVVQRKT is encoded by the coding sequence ATGTCCGAAACGGTTTTACAACTTCAAAATGCTACCATATACCAAGGAGAAAGCATGGTGCTTTCAAATGTGAATTTTGAAATGCAAAAAGGTGATTTTGTGTATCTTATCGGTAAAACAGGAAGTGGAAAGAGTAGTTTTATGAAAACGCTTTATGGTGATTTAGAGTTAACAGAAGGCGAAGGCTCTGTTGTTGACTTTAATCTTAGAACCATGAAAGAGAAAGACATTCCGTTTTTAAGACGAAAATTGGGTGTTGTTTTTCAGGATTTTAAATTACTACCAGATAGAACTATTAATGGAAATTTAGAGTTTGTATTAAAAGCTACTGGCTGGAAAGAAAAAGAAAAAATAAAAGAGCGTATTGAAACCGTTTTAGATAAAGTTGCAATGAAAACTAAAGGGTTTAAGTATCCTCATGAACTTTCTGGTGGAGAACAACAACGCATTGCCATTGCCAGAGCTTTATTAAATGATCCTGAGTTAATTTTAGCAGATGAGCCAACAGGAAATCTAGACCCACAAACTAGTATTGAAGTTATGGAAGTGTTGCAAGACATTAATAAGAATGGTAATACCATTTTAATGGCAACTCACGATTATGCACTACTTTTAAAATATCCAAGTAAAACCTTAAAGTGTGACGAAAACAAAGTTTTTGAAGTTGTGCAACGTAAGACTTAA